In Citrus sinensis cultivar Valencia sweet orange chromosome 3, DVS_A1.0, whole genome shotgun sequence, the sequence AAATTTTAGAGACCAAACTACTCCTAGTCGGTTCATTTTGGCCAAGATTGAAAATGGACAACCAACAAACCACTTCAACTCACATGCCCCCTCCACCTTTAACTCATTTACTATACCACCTTCATGATTTTAAAAGCACTTCTTATTTTGTTGTCACATGTATTTCTCCCAATTATCATCTTATGTGTCAATGGTTCTTCCAAGTCACTGGTAACTGTCTAAATGAAGTGCAAAAGgccaaaaagcaaaaaaagcTGATATTTTCAAGTGACCTACCAAAATGCATTGTACCACATTTTGCCCAGGTGCCCTACCAGATAAATGAAATCTCATCAACTTCTTCGGACAAAGACAGTCGAGGGCATTttagggaaaacaaaaaataaattaatatataaagacAGCACCTACAAACGCAATCAGATGAAGAAATCCCTAAGATACGAACGGCGAGGCCCAAGACTGACCGACACCAGCCTATTTGCTAACTGCTATTAATAATCGATTAAAACTCAAAGGGCAAGTTGGTCATTTCAAATCCTCCATTTTAATGCCACTATGCCACGTGTACTGTGTTCTCCATTGGGAAGAATAGCTTTTTCTTTGTGCTCTAGAGAGCCAGTAGAACACAAGGTTGCTTTCCTTGCCCTAATTGCAACTATAACTACAATATTAGTCATGTGACAACACTACCAATCTACCATAATGTATaaagcacaaaataacaaatcaCTATTTTTTCCGTTTTATTTTCATGGACAGTGATAATGGGATAcaagaaatgatttttataacagaagttaaaataattaaatgagaGTACTCacagtgaaaaagaaaatgtagaagacacaaattaatgaaagaaaaaaaatatttaaagaaaaagaagaagaagaagaagaaggaaaagaaacaaaaaaataagtcCTCGAATGGATTTACCGGCGTGTATACCACCGCGAGAAGATGATTCAATGTGAGTGTCCGTACAAATCATAGGGCGCCCATAATGCGTCAAGCGGGCAGGGTCGCCTGGAGTCGAGCCTGAGCCACGGCTTCCCGCTACCGGACCAATGTAATAAGCTAACAGGACCAGGGTGTAGATTACGGCAGCTGCCACGTACGTTGTCCCCACCCAACCCGTGCTGGTTCCACCTGTGTTCGATGGGTGCCACATGTCCAGCAAACACTAACAGGAACGGAGGCAGTGAACCGAGCTCATAGATCCGGTCGCTCTTTTGGATCTCCATCCACCTCTCAATCCGCCTGGTGTACCCGACCCGCCTCCATTTCACCAGATCTATGACCACAACTCCAGTATTGAAGTAACACGGCTTCCTTCCGTTAAAAGTGGCGGAAAATCGCTTATCACTCCAAAACGTGGCCGTGAAATATTTGCTGAAGTTTGCGTGGCAGTATTCAGGCGCACCGATTGTTCTAGAACCCAAGCTTGTAGTCCAGAGTTTGGCAATATCGTCGACAACCACTAAATCAGAGTCCAAATAAATGACCCTACGAACACATGGTTCCAGCAGATCAGCTAAATAATTTCTGGCGTAATTTAACGGCTGCTCAAGCGCTTGTCTAACGGAAGTCGAGATCAAGTTCCGTACAATCTCTGGATCGAAATAATAGACCTTAAACTTCAATTGTGGAAAAGTGGATCTCACGAGGGTTTCCAAATTGGTGTCGGAGACcagaaaatggaagaaaatattCTCGGGACACGTGGAGTGTTGCAAAATGGAATGGACGGCTGCGATTGAGCCACGGAGGTACTCAACGTCGAGAGTAATCGCGACGTGAACCAGAGAGGGATCACAAACGCTGGCACCCCCGCCGTTGACATTGTAGGAAGTGGAGCCACATTCATCTGCATTGCGGAATACGGAGGCTTTTCGAAAAGAAAACCGCGTGCTCGCATCAATAGGCGACACCTTTGAGGGTAACCGGAGGTAGCTGTCGAGGTGTGAGGATCTAATGGCTTCGGCGGGAGGGAAGGATTGGAGAGAAGGAGAGAGAACAATCATGACCATAGCGGCTGAGAAAAATCCAGACAATCTCATAATCCACAGCATCTTCACGTGGTAAATCCCTctcctcttctttttctttgatttgaaaTCGATTCGATCTGCTATAATCGAGGATAATCTTAGAAACGCTTCGGTCCCCTTTAGGTCCGCCAGAgtttaaccaaaaataataaaaatttaattaatctataaaaaggaaaagtgtTTTCACGAATCGATCTTTTACTGGGAATCAAAGTATAATTGCCGTGGGAACGAAGCGACTTTggaggagagagaaagaagaagaatccaTGTAACCGAGCCAGGCCGCAAAATCAGGGCCCGGTGCTACCCCTTACACCGCCGTATAGGCGTCCCAGTCTCTCTCCCCTGCTTACACTCTCTTATCTCTCTCAGTTTTAAGTTTGTTCGCGTGGGGAGGTGAGAGTAGCGGAACAAATAATACGACACAAGTGGATacttgagagagagagagagagagagagagagagagagagagagagtgaccccctttcttttctctatttttttcctaGCTTTGCGTTTTCCACCATAGAAATCCACGGCCAaacatgaaattaaaatttttatggataaATTCAGTAGcgggataattttatttataaagtttaattgggaaaataaacaaataaaaagattttccTCTTTTTAGTATCCTTATATTTTACAGTAGGTAGCAATAATACAATACTAAAAACATACACAGATTATGTTAATAACACGAACACGAATTGACAAGAGCTTTGTCGAATAGAAAGAACCAGCTGTCCTTGTCTTTTATCACAATGACGATTGCGTCCCCGCTCCAGGGCGCACATTTTGTACACATGGGTACTTGGATACCTGAACACCACATTTTAACCATTTGTTTGAGTAAATTTCGGGTTATTCTCtttatgaaatgataatttttaaaagttttaacttaaaattaaaaaaataaagataaatttatgtaattttttatttttttaataaaagtagaggtaaattaatattcataatcatttaaataatattttaaatattataatttgatgagaaataataTTCTCTGAAATTAACCCATTTTGTTTACCGTTTATCAACTTGGATCAAAGATTCAGCTGAGTCTGAGCCCACTCGTCTTTGGATTGTTGGCTTGGTAACGGCtcacttttattttacaaaaagtgGGTAATGGATCACCATCATATTAGCTTAGCATCAGGGGTTTTGGGTTAGGCCAGTTCGTAATTATGCGTCACCTAAAAGAAGTGATCATGCGTAGACGGTCGACTTCTTGTGAACTGGTTTTGCTTTTAAGGCAAAAGATGATTTACTCAAAGCAAGTATATAACATTCAATGTCCTTTTGCTgccctttctttttcttttggtactttttgtttctcaattctaattttgatttgattaagatGATTGATGGTTAATATAATGAAGGATGATTACTGCATAATACATATTATAGCGTAATAAAttataccttttttttcttgtatggGAAGAAATTCTCAGCAGATTTgactattttaattataaaaatttaaatgtaattATCAGCTTTGATCTTTTTCTATAATTGTTTTAGAATGAACTACAACCTAGACAATAatcagaaaaactaattaagtTTATTCCTACCATCTCTGCATTTTACATGTATGGCTCGCAAAGAAAATTTTCGTTCCTATCAAGTGAGTATATTGCGAATGTACGAAACCCATATCATGTATCAAATTGCCCAAATTATAATCAACTAATTATCCCTTTAACTTACTTAcggaaatcaaaatcaatctttAAGTACTTGGAATCCAATGGTAACTTTGAAGTCATAAGCTACGAACTTCCATGCACTAGCAAACAACCTAGCAATAAAatgtaatgaaaaaaaaatataaaacaatatatgtcttttttctttctatgtGGTGTGAaagttattttgattatatcaaatatatttttttttataaattaatgttttgatttaaattgaactagtattttataataatgctggagatttcaaatcttaaaaattagattttgttatacttatatttttacCTAACTCAACTCACGGACATAAACGAATGAGCCCTAAATCCAAGGACCCACATTCAATAGCATgtcttaatttaaatatgataaaaCAATACAAGTCTTAATTGTCGTCAAGCTCaaatcttataaaataagagataagtttttttaacttactCTCTCTTATATAAAGAGATTACGATTCAAAAACAGTGATAGACAGTACAAGACAAGCGAAACATGCATACAAGACTATAGGAGGAGAAGTAACAATATCCTCCAAGTCTTTTCTCttactttctttcttctttcaaattatttatttgttatcatacTACTCGAAATAAGCATCAAAGAGTTTACGTCGACAAAACTCCCGACAACAATGGCAATTTTGAAAACATCAAACTCTCTAGAGTTTGTTCCCTAagtaaaataactttttttctcAGCTATTATCATTGATCCAAATTTTGGTATCAAtaggttttattttattttctaattacatatgtcattcatttattaataaattatctttttacttttactttcCTTTTCAGTTTAAGAAAACTGTTGTGCATGATTATGACGTCAATTTCAGTATTAAACTCTGTCGAACAAACAAAGTATTAAAATGGAATCACTATTCAAAGGTTAGTAGAGTTAGAGCTTATGCGACACGGTTTAACTTGCCTTTAAGAAACATCACAAGAATTATTGGTACAGCACTTCATGTTTTCCGAACTTTATTGGTCATTTGTTCTTTAAGAACGTGACTATAACGCAGAAGCCACGAGGAAAGTGAGCGGCTcttgttatttaattacttgtttTGTGGATTACAGTATCGATTCTTGTTGGGGCGCAAACGATCCTtcatagaaattaatttacatgtgcattatttttcaaatgaagacGTGAGCCCCAGCTGACAAGTCTGTCCTGATAGACGGGGTCCCGCAGAATCTATGGGCTCCATACCGACTATTCTTTGTCATGTAGCGCACACATTAAACATACAATCTAAATTTGCACGGTATAAAGGGGAGGGTCTTCATAAAGACGGAGAATCGAGAGAAGCCCATCAGAAAACATCAGACTCGCTCAGGAGTCAGGCCCTCCTTTTGGTACAAATTAAGTGCGTAGACAGCTGTTCAGTCGTACCATTGGGTTTATGCCACgtcgattaaaaaaaaattaaatcactcATGTCTCAGGCAGTGCAGTGCAGGGTTGCAAATACATGATTATACTTTGTGAAGCGTGTTCCTCGGTGAGTGCACAATTAGCAGTCCGTACACCTCGCTCTTGTGTTAACTCCAGCCTGTCCTCCACTGTAAATATTTGTGGTTGTGTTGTGTtggtcaaatttttaaatgattgacTCGGGTACTGCCCGACCCGCAAGCCCGTGTTAACATTGTCGGTTGGTTAAGCCCGTTTACTTCTGATGTAGTTGGCATTTGCTCATCGAGTGGGGCTTTTGGCacccttttaaatttttattttttaaaatatccgaggtttaagttataaaatattaatagggTCGTAGCTCATCGACAACTCACGCTTTGGCGCATGAGTTCGAGTTCCAATAATGGTTGGAACTTGACCTCCTCTTCTAAtaggaatttatttaatttttttattttaggtagaatatatttttcttttaatattaagtGAGAGTCGTTGATCGAACTATATCATACTACAATCATAAAAAAGAGTCTCAATCACtatatgattgtaaatattaaaatgaataacATTTGAATTACCCTAGCAGCTAAAGTacctatttttaaaatgtcatgtgaaaacattaatttatctatgaaATTGTACTGtgttttaataattgattaatattaacttaataaaatatgaaaatatcttTGATTCTAATAAAATATGCTATCTATCAGTTTTGTGAGGTAAGgaggattatttttatttccctCAGAAgtttgagatattttcaattagatgacaaaaataattttattaacaaatatgAATATGCTATATATccatattttactttttttattggaatataaaattattaattaattggctATTTTGCCCTTAATGTCATTTAAAtgcattttactttttttatatatatagaaatagacttaaatttttatgattttataaataatttgaaattaaatttttttaatatattttatatgcgtaaattttctaaattcatTTGATTCTTAATTGCAAAAAATACTCcaattgttttatatttataatttattaaatgaataaataatatcatgatttttaataaatatcattattttataaaatttatgtattaaatGTTATTATAGACTATGATCTATGACTCTATGTAAgtccaagt encodes:
- the LOC102622159 gene encoding probable galacturonosyltransferase-like 7, translating into MLWIMRLSGFFSAAMVMIVLSPSLQSFPPAEAIRSSHLDSYLRLPSKVSPIDASTRFSFRKASVFRNADECGSTSYNVNGGGASVCDPSLVHVAITLDVEYLRGSIAAVHSILQHSTCPENIFFHFLVSDTNLETLVRSTFPQLKFKVYYFDPEIVRNLISTSVRQALEQPLNYARNYLADLLEPCVRRVIYLDSDLVVVDDIAKLWTTSLGSRTIGAPEYCHANFSKYFTATFWSDKRFSATFNGRKPCYFNTGVVVIDLVKWRRVGYTRRIERWMEIQKSDRIYELGSLPPFLLVFAGHVAPIEHRWNQHGLGGDNVRGSCRNLHPGPVSLLHWSGSGKPWLRLDSRRPCPLDALWAPYDLYGHSH